In Bryobacteraceae bacterium, the following proteins share a genomic window:
- a CDS encoding L-threonylcarbamoyladenylate synthase — MPSRDQIARAAALIRDGGLVAFPTETVYGLGANALDPAAVARIYEAKGRPPASPLIVHVSSAGMARSLAAEWPAAAAALADRYWPGPLTLVVPKLPVIPDIVTAGLATVGLRMPKHPVALALIVAAGVPIAAPSANRFTGLSPTTAAHVRASLGDRVEMILDGGPCEVGIESTVVAVKDGEVTLLRPGMVDIGVRSAGKVEEGGAHPSPGMHERHYAPRTPLYQFPLSPTPPGRGIVIRRDDMPHTPAGYARELYARLHRLDGEGWDWIAIEAPSEEPKWAAIRDRLRRATHS; from the coding sequence ATGCCCTCGCGCGACCAGATCGCCCGCGCGGCCGCGCTCATCCGTGACGGCGGGCTGGTGGCGTTTCCCACGGAGACGGTCTACGGACTCGGCGCCAACGCGCTCGACCCGGCGGCAGTCGCCCGCATCTACGAAGCCAAAGGACGCCCTCCGGCATCTCCGCTGATCGTGCACGTGAGCTCGGCCGGCATGGCGCGGTCGCTCGCCGCCGAATGGCCCGCCGCGGCGGCGGCGCTGGCGGACCGCTACTGGCCCGGACCGCTGACGCTTGTCGTCCCGAAGTTGCCCGTTATTCCGGACATCGTCACGGCCGGGCTCGCCACGGTGGGTTTGCGCATGCCGAAGCACCCGGTGGCGCTGGCGCTGATTGTGGCGGCGGGCGTTCCGATCGCCGCGCCATCGGCGAACCGGTTCACCGGGCTCAGCCCCACCACGGCCGCGCATGTGCGCGCCAGCCTTGGCGATCGCGTGGAAATGATCCTTGATGGCGGGCCGTGCGAGGTGGGGATCGAGTCGACGGTAGTCGCGGTGAAGGATGGCGAAGTGACGCTGCTGCGCCCGGGAATGGTTGATATCGGCGTGCGCTCTGCCGGGAAGGTGGAGGAGGGCGGCGCGCATCCTTCGCCGGGGATGCACGAACGCCATTACGCACCTCGTACTCCCCTCTACCAGTTTCCCCTTAGCCCCACGCCGCCTGGCCGCGGAATTGTCATTCGAAGGGATGACATGCCGCATACACCGGCCGGGTACGCACGCGAGTTGTATGCCCGATTGCACCGTCTCGATGGCGAAGGATGGGACTGGATCGCGATTGAGGCGCCCTCGGAGGAGCCAAAGTGGGCCGCAATCCGAGATCGTCTTCGCCGCGCGACACATTCGTAG
- the prfB gene encoding peptide chain release factor 2 (programmed frameshift): MTLEELDREYTELRQQAEAVRGYLDAPSKAKQLALIEEQISAADFWNDQAQSQKILQERKRLETVVSQDRRVSSAVSDIDTLFDLGREGEDVAGEIASELKRLEADVRKLEDGMLLGGENDHRSAIVTIHPGAGGTESQDWAEMLMRMYLRWSERHDFGTTITDQLEGETAGIKSVTFEVNGEYAYGQLSSEIGVHRLVRISPFDSNARRHTSFASVFVYPQIDDDVEINIRPEDLRVDVFRASGAGGQHVNRTESAVRMTHLPTNIVVQCQNERSQIKNRASAMKQLRAKLYEFEMEKRRAEEKKLEDSKADINFGSQIRSYVLAPYRLIKDHRTKLAIGDVDRVLDGDLDELQHAWLVYRKTGKTAAPADGKDDLPE, translated from the exons ATGACTCTCGAAGAACTCGACCGCGAATACACCGAGCTCCGCCAGCAAGCAGAAGCTGTGCGGGGCTATCTT GACGCCCCCTCGAAAGCCAAACAACTGGCGCTCATCGAAGAACAGATCTCGGCCGCCGACTTCTGGAACGATCAGGCCCAGAGCCAGAAGATCCTGCAGGAACGCAAACGGCTGGAGACCGTCGTCTCGCAGGACCGGCGCGTTTCGAGCGCCGTCAGCGACATCGATACCCTGTTCGACCTCGGCCGCGAGGGCGAGGATGTCGCCGGCGAAATCGCCTCCGAACTGAAGCGCCTCGAAGCGGACGTCCGCAAGCTCGAGGACGGCATGCTGCTCGGCGGCGAGAACGATCACCGCTCGGCCATCGTCACCATCCACCCCGGCGCGGGCGGCACGGAAAGCCAGGATTGGGCTGAAATGCTCATGCGCATGTACCTGCGCTGGTCCGAACGCCACGACTTCGGCACCACCATTACCGATCAACTCGAAGGCGAAACCGCGGGCATCAAGTCGGTGACCTTCGAAGTGAACGGCGAGTACGCCTACGGGCAACTCTCCTCCGAGATCGGCGTTCACCGGCTGGTGCGCATTTCGCCGTTCGATTCCAACGCCCGCCGACACACGTCCTTCGCATCGGTCTTCGTCTATCCCCAGATCGACGACGACGTCGAGATCAATATCCGTCCCGAGGATCTGCGGGTCGACGTCTTCCGCGCTTCGGGCGCCGGCGGCCAGCACGTCAACCGGACCGAGTCCGCCGTGCGCATGACGCACCTGCCCACCAACATAGTCGTCCAGTGCCAGAACGAGCGCTCGCAGATCAAGAACCGTGCCTCGGCCATGAAGCAGCTCCGCGCCAAGCTCTACGAGTTCGAAATGGAGAAGCGCCGCGCCGAGGAGAAGAAGCTCGAAGACTCGAAGGCGGACATTAACTTCGGCAGCCAGATCCGCAGCTACGTGCTCGCTCCCTACCGGCTGATCAAGGATCACCGGACCAAGCTCGCCATCGGCGACGTCGACCGCGTCCTCGACGGCGACCTCGACGAACTCCAGCACGCTTGGCTCGTTTACCGCAAGACCGGGAAGACCGCAGCGCCCGCCGACGGCAAAGACGATCTGCCCGAGTAA
- a CDS encoding PQQ-binding-like beta-propeller repeat protein — protein MRIAFLLSLGAAAFAADWSSYRGNDGTGVARGSAPVSWNAALSAGQPRNIRWRTPIDGLGHSSPAIVGDRLFVVTAVSSDGKAPLKVGLYGSGDSADDNGEQQWVLYCLDRRDGSVLWRRTVAQGKPRTRRHTKATHANTTAAADSRHVVVFLGSEGLHSFTLDGKPEWSQDLGTLDMAPSDDRTLSWGFASSPVLKDGRVVVQADAKSGGFLAAFDAASGREIWRVSRGDVSVCSWATPAVIAAGGRTQVVANGYPFIAGYDFATGRELWRLRSGGDIPVPVPFLADGLIYVANAHGLKGPLYAIRPDASGEIAAGNGVVWEQERNSSYLQTPVAYRGIVYASTSQGIFKAYDAKTGERLYEKRLGQGGAFTSSPIAAGGRVYVTDEEGRTYVVKAGREFELVATNELDEIVLSTPAVVDGAMYIRTAAAVVAIR, from the coding sequence ATGCGAATCGCCTTCCTGCTGTCGCTGGGCGCGGCCGCCTTCGCGGCGGACTGGAGTTCCTATCGCGGAAACGACGGAACCGGCGTCGCCCGAGGCTCCGCGCCAGTCTCCTGGAACGCGGCGCTGTCGGCGGGCCAGCCGCGCAACATCCGCTGGCGCACTCCGATCGACGGTCTCGGCCACTCGAGCCCCGCCATCGTCGGCGACCGCCTCTTCGTCGTCACCGCCGTCTCGAGCGATGGCAAGGCGCCGCTCAAGGTTGGCCTCTATGGCTCGGGCGATTCCGCCGACGACAACGGCGAGCAGCAATGGGTGCTCTACTGCCTCGACCGCCGCGACGGGTCCGTTCTATGGCGTCGGACTGTCGCCCAAGGCAAGCCCCGCACCCGCCGCCACACCAAAGCGACGCATGCCAACACAACCGCCGCCGCGGATTCGCGCCACGTGGTAGTTTTCCTGGGTTCGGAAGGCCTCCACAGTTTCACGCTCGACGGCAAACCGGAATGGTCGCAGGATCTCGGCACGCTCGATATGGCTCCCTCCGATGACCGGACGCTTTCCTGGGGCTTCGCCAGCTCTCCCGTGCTGAAAGACGGGCGCGTGGTGGTGCAGGCGGATGCGAAATCCGGCGGGTTCCTCGCCGCCTTCGACGCCGCCAGCGGGCGCGAGATCTGGCGCGTGTCGAGAGGCGATGTATCCGTGTGCAGTTGGGCCACGCCGGCGGTGATCGCCGCCGGCGGAAGGACGCAGGTGGTCGCCAACGGCTACCCGTTCATCGCCGGCTACGATTTCGCCACCGGCCGCGAATTGTGGCGCCTGCGCTCGGGCGGCGATATCCCGGTGCCCGTCCCCTTCCTTGCCGACGGTCTTATTTATGTCGCCAACGCGCACGGGCTGAAGGGCCCGCTGTATGCGATCCGGCCCGATGCATCGGGTGAGATCGCGGCCGGCAACGGCGTCGTCTGGGAACAGGAACGCAACTCTTCCTACCTGCAGACCCCGGTGGCGTATCGCGGCATCGTCTACGCGTCCACGAGCCAGGGCATCTTCAAGGCCTATGACGCGAAGACCGGTGAGCGGCTTTACGAGAAGCGTCTCGGCCAGGGCGGCGCTTTCACCTCGTCGCCAATCGCCGCCGGGGGCAGGGTCTACGTGACCGACGAAGAGGGCCGAACCTACGTCGTCAAAGCCGGCCGCGAGTTCGAACTCGTGGCGACCAACGAGCTCGATGAGATCGTTCTTTCGACGCCGGCCGTCGTCGACGGCGCGATGTACATCCGCACGGCGGCCGCGGTTGTCGCCATCCGCTGA
- a CDS encoding ADP-ribosylation factor-like protein: MAYLDKENGRIVARIIYDGIPEAGKTTNIRQICRAVAASRRGEMESPGSVGPRTEFFDWLDFQGGYVHGYGLRCQVLGVPGQFSLKSRRRHLLKSADAVVLVADSRVESMDSNRHVLKSLRDILSRADPQVPMIVQANWQDAATALSPADLARELELPADVPVVSAQANVGEGVLHAFLLAIRFASDRIQAFITAGTLQGQKAHAGGPKALHDALLALETLPDATEMSIVATAHAIRTAFKNGAADDEAQAAAEAPPAVAVAEPIGDPGRDDEEPPVVFGLRDSLSLAPFSLEPHDVPDAVDAVADAPALVEDPPADKDSLVEMDPPRAGPAPDPEPEPVVAAAPPPVIVVVEPPPPQPPPPPASPEPEPEPQGAAAPDANSIPAGHLWPTLKARSILASINYSGELRRARRCAHWAPPGSLELHASNGWILHTSDGWVRKDEIKGRQDLLAIVRRCLTIPDWIPDGRAFLLAPDNGSWRLWMVSPDLPSVQEAIERALRSDHLPVVVDMLHLLRQLHTETVALRAGAVPAAGEIGSLALQQGRPVLLSVPDSDPDSETPPRSRHENFVATLENGLRECLAAACVEPIAARRLDDAARKAGLDGRLADLVAAATVGANR; this comes from the coding sequence GTGGCTTACCTAGACAAAGAGAACGGGCGGATCGTCGCCCGCATCATCTATGACGGCATCCCCGAGGCGGGCAAGACCACCAATATCCGCCAGATCTGCCGCGCCGTCGCCGCCAGCCGCCGCGGTGAGATGGAGAGTCCCGGCTCGGTCGGGCCGCGTACCGAGTTCTTCGACTGGCTCGATTTTCAAGGCGGCTACGTGCACGGATACGGGCTCCGGTGCCAGGTGCTCGGCGTCCCCGGACAGTTCTCGCTCAAGTCCCGGCGCCGCCACCTTCTTAAATCAGCCGACGCCGTCGTCCTCGTCGCCGATTCGCGCGTCGAATCCATGGATAGCAACCGGCACGTCCTGAAGTCCCTGCGGGATATCCTCTCGCGCGCCGATCCGCAGGTCCCTATGATCGTTCAGGCCAATTGGCAGGACGCCGCCACCGCGCTCTCGCCCGCCGACCTGGCCCGGGAACTCGAACTGCCCGCCGACGTCCCCGTCGTCTCCGCCCAGGCCAATGTCGGCGAAGGCGTGTTGCACGCGTTTCTCCTCGCCATTCGATTCGCCTCGGACCGCATTCAGGCGTTCATTACCGCCGGCACGCTCCAGGGCCAGAAGGCCCACGCCGGCGGACCCAAGGCGCTCCACGATGCCTTGCTTGCACTCGAGACGCTGCCCGACGCCACCGAAATGAGCATCGTCGCCACCGCCCACGCGATCCGCACCGCCTTTAAGAACGGCGCCGCTGATGACGAAGCCCAAGCGGCGGCCGAAGCGCCGCCGGCAGTCGCAGTCGCCGAGCCGATCGGGGATCCGGGCCGCGACGACGAGGAACCGCCCGTCGTGTTCGGCCTGCGGGATTCTCTCAGCCTGGCTCCGTTCTCCCTCGAGCCGCATGACGTGCCCGATGCCGTCGACGCCGTGGCGGATGCTCCGGCCCTCGTCGAAGATCCTCCGGCCGATAAGGACTCTCTGGTTGAAATGGACCCGCCGCGTGCCGGACCCGCGCCCGATCCCGAGCCGGAACCAGTCGTAGCCGCTGCCCCTCCACCGGTGATCGTCGTCGTGGAGCCGCCCCCGCCCCAGCCACCACCGCCGCCGGCGTCGCCGGAGCCGGAACCCGAACCGCAAGGCGCCGCCGCTCCCGACGCCAACTCCATTCCGGCCGGCCATCTGTGGCCGACGCTCAAGGCAAGGTCGATTCTCGCGTCGATCAACTACTCCGGGGAACTGCGGCGCGCCCGGCGATGCGCCCACTGGGCTCCGCCCGGTTCGCTGGAACTTCACGCTTCCAACGGCTGGATCCTTCACACGAGCGACGGTTGGGTTCGCAAAGACGAAATCAAGGGCCGGCAGGATCTCCTCGCGATCGTCCGCCGCTGCCTTACGATTCCGGACTGGATTCCGGACGGGCGCGCCTTCCTCCTCGCGCCGGACAACGGTTCCTGGAGGCTATGGATGGTTTCCCCGGACCTGCCGAGCGTGCAGGAAGCCATCGAGAGGGCGCTCCGGAGCGATCATCTGCCGGTCGTGGTGGACATGCTGCACCTTCTGCGCCAGCTCCATACCGAGACGGTCGCCCTCCGCGCCGGGGCCGTTCCCGCTGCGGGCGAGATCGGCTCGCTCGCCTTGCAGCAGGGCCGGCCCGTGCTGCTCAGCGTTCCGGATTCGGACCCCGATAGCGAGACGCCGCCCCGCAGCCGGCACGAAAACTTCGTCGCGACTCTCGAAAACGGCCTTCGCGAATGCCTCGCCGCGGCCTGCGTCGAACCGATCGCCGCCCGCCGCCTCGACGACGCCGCCCGCAAAGCCGGGCTAGACGGGCGTCTCGCCGACCTCGTCGCCGCCGCCACCGTCGGCGCCAACCGCTAG
- a CDS encoding metallophosphoesterase family protein, with protein MWFPKPRSREDLLAPAGMGPEAGDLAWEILLAPGLREWRDRTGKAGPSNASAKNSLRLAEYGGWVVKTDLAHPFSDLDQLRRQTDRTVALSRNLSLWHPGKHWLLLRQDTLDGESAPEYWLSLTLCPCLITLREIDDLAGRMRAWSRMVADSVKLSVRYATGVDVNPSNFGIDNWPAERIRSDLAPPPIGSDRDEIYYVDEEVQAPLSAVSLATAVASRVPEEAGAAEDQWRQFGSSIQQPLSEFAPDPHRLRELVALISDYPVTPRFQKRLDALAEGIRAGHPALDRASRRRRAAPRNTCVLADVHGNLPALNAVLAEARALGADSFLFLGDAVGYGPQPRECIDRLSELPAAILLRGNHDHAVGTGNFSENMNRVARESAAWTYAELDTAHRRWLASLPLEYREGSAWLAVHGAPQDPHRIFAYVYELTFRENLEFLEEAGLPLCFHGHSHIQGAFRRDSDGAMARVPASASLDLTEAGVRLLVNPGSTGQPRDGEPTAAFAMWDRRAGRVGFIRVPYALETVASRIRAAGLPLDLARRLEIGR; from the coding sequence ATGTGGTTTCCCAAGCCCCGTTCCCGCGAAGACCTCCTGGCTCCCGCGGGTATGGGGCCTGAAGCGGGAGATCTCGCCTGGGAAATCCTGCTGGCGCCGGGCTTGCGCGAGTGGAGGGACCGGACCGGGAAAGCCGGCCCCTCCAACGCTTCCGCGAAGAACTCCCTCCGTCTCGCCGAATACGGCGGCTGGGTGGTGAAGACCGATCTCGCCCATCCGTTCTCCGACCTCGACCAACTCCGCAGGCAGACCGACCGCACCGTGGCCCTTTCCCGCAACCTTTCCCTCTGGCACCCCGGAAAACACTGGCTCCTGCTGCGGCAGGACACGCTAGATGGCGAGTCCGCGCCCGAGTATTGGCTCTCTCTCACCCTGTGCCCCTGCCTGATCACCCTCCGCGAGATCGATGATCTCGCCGGCCGCATGCGCGCCTGGTCCCGCATGGTCGCCGACTCCGTCAAGCTGAGTGTCCGTTATGCCACCGGCGTCGACGTGAACCCTTCCAACTTCGGAATCGACAACTGGCCGGCCGAACGAATCCGGTCCGACCTCGCGCCGCCCCCGATCGGCTCCGATCGGGATGAGATCTACTATGTGGACGAGGAAGTGCAAGCGCCGCTCTCGGCCGTCTCCCTCGCCACCGCCGTCGCCTCCCGCGTGCCGGAGGAGGCCGGCGCGGCCGAAGACCAGTGGCGGCAGTTCGGCTCCTCCATCCAACAGCCTCTCTCGGAGTTCGCTCCGGACCCGCACCGCCTCCGCGAACTTGTCGCACTGATTTCCGACTACCCCGTCACGCCCCGCTTCCAGAAGCGGCTCGACGCGCTGGCCGAAGGGATCCGCGCCGGCCATCCTGCCCTCGACCGCGCCTCCCGCCGCCGCCGCGCCGCGCCGCGCAATACCTGCGTCCTCGCCGATGTCCACGGCAACCTGCCCGCCCTCAATGCGGTTCTCGCCGAGGCCCGCGCCCTCGGCGCCGACAGCTTCCTGTTTCTCGGCGATGCCGTCGGCTACGGTCCGCAGCCGCGGGAATGCATTGACCGGCTCTCGGAACTCCCAGCCGCCATCCTCCTCCGCGGCAATCACGACCACGCCGTCGGCACCGGCAACTTCAGCGAGAACATGAACCGCGTCGCCAGGGAATCCGCCGCCTGGACCTACGCCGAACTCGATACCGCCCATCGCCGCTGGCTCGCCTCGCTGCCCCTGGAGTACCGCGAAGGCAGCGCCTGGCTGGCCGTTCACGGCGCGCCGCAGGATCCCCACCGCATCTTCGCCTACGTCTACGAACTCACCTTTCGCGAGAATCTCGAATTCCTGGAGGAAGCCGGTCTGCCTCTCTGCTTTCACGGCCACTCCCACATTCAGGGCGCATTCCGCCGGGACTCGGACGGCGCCATGGCCCGCGTCCCCGCCTCCGCTTCCCTCGACCTCACCGAGGCAGGCGTCCGCCTGCTCGTCAATCCGGGCTCCACCGGCCAGCCGCGCGATGGAGAACCCACCGCGGCTTTCGCCATGTGGGACCGCCGGGCCGGCCGCGTCGGCTTTATCCGCGTGCCGTATGCGCTCGAAACAGTCGCCAGCCGGATCCGCGCCGCCGGTCTCCCCCTCGATCTTGCCAGGAGGCTCGAAATCGGCCGGTGA
- a CDS encoding ATP-binding cassette domain-containing protein, translated as MNGASDPGPVLELRGFGISLGGRIVISDATLDIPSSGVMALVGPAGTGKSTLLRTLAGLNDCRPDLSVWGEARFLGHRYSDGGPRPAMVTQNLRLMTASVRENVISAYADRALRTPFEQKEMLAKLFSSLEIAALVPRLDDDVVDLGISEQRQIALARAYALGSPLIFVDEPDAGLEGEPAASLLALIRRIGCDRTLVWVTHNQRNAAENAASVALVAAGRIWESGPAAEFFRSPVSEAGRGFVGTGGCSLPGPNAVPEEVSATGDDGPSVPAPPARPPVVSQYRGPHDFFWLYPGLLGGLPRPGIVRGISEDLEGLQRLGIRVLVSLEETMTIDTTVFPRYGLKSIHFPVEDMGVAPVGRTIELCRRIAQLIAEGTPVAVHCRGGMGRTGTILACQLILDGSRPLEALDKAREICPRWIQSQRQVDFLDAFWRACQEAAPSEPVRSMPEARTTTE; from the coding sequence ATGAACGGCGCCTCCGATCCGGGGCCCGTTCTTGAGCTTCGCGGATTCGGCATCTCCCTCGGCGGCCGGATCGTTATTTCCGACGCCACCCTCGATATCCCCTCGAGCGGCGTGATGGCGCTGGTGGGCCCCGCCGGAACCGGGAAATCCACCCTCCTCCGCACCCTCGCCGGACTCAATGACTGCCGCCCCGATCTCTCCGTTTGGGGCGAAGCCCGCTTCCTCGGCCATCGCTATTCCGACGGTGGCCCGCGGCCGGCCATGGTGACGCAGAACCTGCGCCTCATGACGGCCTCCGTCCGCGAAAATGTCATCTCCGCCTACGCCGACCGTGCCCTCCGCACGCCGTTCGAGCAGAAGGAGATGCTCGCGAAGCTTTTCTCTTCCCTCGAGATAGCCGCCCTCGTTCCCCGTCTCGACGACGACGTCGTCGACCTCGGCATCTCCGAACAACGCCAGATCGCTCTCGCCCGCGCCTACGCGCTTGGTTCGCCGCTGATCTTCGTCGACGAACCCGACGCCGGGCTCGAGGGCGAACCCGCCGCCTCGCTGCTCGCCCTCATCCGCCGCATCGGATGCGACCGCACGCTCGTCTGGGTCACTCACAACCAGCGCAACGCCGCCGAAAACGCCGCCTCCGTCGCCCTCGTCGCCGCCGGGCGCATCTGGGAATCCGGCCCCGCCGCCGAATTCTTCCGTTCCCCGGTCTCCGAGGCCGGCCGCGGCTTCGTCGGCACCGGAGGATGCAGTCTTCCCGGACCGAACGCCGTTCCCGAAGAGGTTTCCGCCACGGGCGACGATGGACCTTCCGTCCCCGCGCCTCCGGCCAGACCCCCGGTCGTCAGCCAGTATCGAGGTCCGCACGACTTCTTTTGGCTCTACCCGGGACTCCTCGGCGGCCTTCCCCGTCCGGGCATCGTTCGCGGCATATCCGAAGACCTCGAAGGGCTCCAGCGGCTCGGAATCCGGGTCCTGGTTTCCCTTGAGGAAACGATGACCATCGATACTACGGTTTTCCCCCGATACGGCCTAAAGTCTATCCACTTCCCAGTCGAAGACATGGGTGTAGCTCCGGTAGGAAGAACAATTGAACTTTGCAGGCGGATCGCGCAACTGATCGCGGAGGGAACTCCTGTTGCCGTCCACTGCAGGGGGGGGATGGGTCGGACAGGGACCATCCTGGCTTGCCAGTTGATCCTGGACGGAAGCCGGCCGTTGGAGGCGCTCGACAAGGCGCGGGAAATCTGCCCGCGCTGGATTCAGTCCCAACGGCAGGTCGACTTCCTGGATGCTTTCTGGCGCGCTTGTCAGGAGGCTGCCCCGTCCGAACCGGTTCGCTCGATGCCGGAGGCCCGTACGACGACTGAGTGA
- a CDS encoding roadblock/LC7 domain-containing protein — translation MNERKGLAATLNPRRPGQASPELRDASIAALRRLREKTPEFKSAGLVGPDGFEIAAISSGGVEVTKLAALTSTLVAVAEAFMLEAGLEKCRNVILESAHGPALLVSIPAGPATYGLFLITGSDATLGRVLLNARGCAAEMQVILGTCGEE, via the coding sequence ATGAATGAACGAAAAGGCCTAGCGGCTACGCTAAACCCTCGACGTCCCGGGCAAGCCAGTCCGGAACTTCGCGATGCCTCCATCGCGGCGCTACGCCGCCTGCGCGAGAAGACGCCCGAGTTCAAGTCCGCCGGCCTGGTGGGGCCGGACGGCTTCGAAATCGCCGCGATCTCCTCCGGCGGCGTCGAGGTCACCAAGCTGGCCGCCCTCACCAGCACTCTCGTCGCCGTGGCCGAGGCCTTCATGCTCGAGGCCGGCCTCGAGAAATGCCGCAACGTGATTCTCGAATCGGCGCACGGCCCGGCTCTGCTCGTCAGCATTCCGGCCGGGCCCGCCACCTACGGGCTCTTCCTGATCACCGGTTCCGACGCCACGCTCGGACGGGTCCTCCTCAACGCACGCGGCTGTGCCGCCGAGATGCAGGTGATTCTCGGCACTTGCGGTGAGGAATGA